A genomic window from Verrucomicrobiota bacterium includes:
- a CDS encoding transcription elongation factor GreB, which produces MSKAFTRESDVEREEWTPPPPPSLPPGAKNYMTQAGAARLRAELSRLLEVRPDLARSPHPEDKAKLEKSDRRAQVLETILARVEVVPLPNSEESRVRFGARVEVQWERGPQETFRIVGVEESDWERNEISWISPLARALMNHRAGDSVHVKRPAGSSSLIILRVAYNPTAPEVGP; this is translated from the coding sequence ATGAGCAAGGCCTTCACTCGAGAATCGGATGTTGAACGGGAGGAGTGGACGCCTCCCCCGCCGCCGTCACTTCCTCCCGGCGCAAAGAATTACATGACCCAGGCCGGAGCAGCCCGCCTTCGGGCGGAGCTCAGCCGGTTGCTGGAGGTTCGCCCGGATCTGGCGCGATCCCCGCATCCCGAAGACAAGGCAAAGCTCGAGAAATCGGACCGGCGGGCCCAAGTCTTGGAAACGATCCTCGCCCGCGTCGAAGTGGTCCCGCTCCCAAATTCCGAAGAGTCCCGGGTGCGCTTTGGCGCCCGGGTTGAGGTTCAATGGGAACGCGGCCCTCAAGAAACGTTTCGGATCGTGGGAGTGGAAGAATCCGATTGGGAGCGCAACGAAATCAGTTGGATCTCCCCGCTCGCGAGAGCTTTAATGAACCACCGAGCAGGCGACTCCGTTCACGTGAAACGCCCCGCGGGTTCAAGTTCGTTGATCATTCTGAGAGTCGCTTACAACCCGACCGCGCCGGAGGTGGGCCCATGA